In the Rhododendron vialii isolate Sample 1 chromosome 2a, ASM3025357v1 genome, TGCCGGGCTCAAGAGGTGAAGCCCCAAATTCCTCAGGAGGAGGAAATCAACGACATCGAGAAAGGATTGAACATCCTCGACACCATCACCGAGAACACAGGAGGGTTCCCAAGCCTCGTGTTGAAATTCTGCCCCCTGCCGCTCAACTAGACCCTTCGCAATTGATAATTCGAAGCTTGGGAAGGCAAAGGCATCCCCCTTCGTTGATGCTATCCAGTAGGAGCGACCGCCAGATCGATTTGTCATGCCAAAGCTTAAACACTACGAAGTCAAAGAGGACGCTGTTGTGTTCGTCTGCCGATTCCGACAAACGATGAGTCTTCACAACTTTACCGACGCTTTGATGTGCAAGATTTTTCCTCTTACATTGAGTGAGCCGATAATGTTGTGGTATAATTAGCTCAAACCCTAATCTATCAAGTGCTTCAACGAATTGGAGTTGGAGTTCACCAAACGATTTGTGACAAGCAATATTCAGCTGAAGACGCTGTCTATGCTAGTTAACATGAGGAGGATGCCTGGAGAGACCCTTCGATTATATACCGAACGTTATTGGGAAGTGTACAACCTCATTCCCGACTGTGACCAATGCGTCGCTGCTGAGTTTTTCATGAACGTTCTTGATCCTTCCTCAGCAATATTCCGTGATCTTTCCCGAAATCCTCCGAAGACCATGGGGGAACTAATGGTGATCATTGAAAAGGACTGCGTCCATGAAGAGGCAATTGCCGAGCGCCATGCTCCGAAGGCTTCAGAATCCGCAAAGGCGTCGGTCGTAGCTAAAAAATAGGTGGTCAGCGTGGGGCAGGGACGCGGTGGCCAAGGCAATACTAGCCAAGGCCAAAACAAACTGAGCAGCAAAAACAGGCCGCCACAACACCTTCAACAGCAACAACCATGGCAGCAAGAAAGACGGGAGCCACGGCTTAACGAGTATGTGGCCAAGCGAACTGCATTTACCGAGCCTATTTATAAGCTTTTAAGCATCATTGGTCAACTTCCATTCTTCGTTTGGCCGACGGGATTCATGGGCACAGCTGGAAATGGCCCTGGAATGTGCACGTACCACAAAGAATGTGGACACTATACGACGCAATACCAACCTTTCAAACAATATTTGGAGGAGCTGGCTGCAGCCGGGCATCTCAATCCTTGGATCGATACTCAAAAAAATCCGCTTCCCCTTCCACCACCAATCATTGGAAATATTGTGGGAGTCATTTAGGGCCTTGTTTCCAAAGGAAGAGCGGCCGAACTCCGGTCTGAAATTGATAGGGCTATTGCTGCTTTGTCTATTTGCAACATTGGCACTTCAATGAAGCGAAAGTGGGAAGATCTGAGCCTTGAAGGTCCTATAACTTTTTCCTCCGAAGAACTTCGCGGAATACAGTTGCCTCATACCGATGCTCTTGTGGTCACCATCGCTATTGATAAATCTACTGTTCAGCGAGTGTTGGTTGACCAAGGAAGCTCGGTTGAAGTAATGTTCTATTTGACATTCAAAAGCCTCGAACTCATTCCTGATCACCTTCGAACGGCAACCACTCTGTTCGTAAGCTTCATCGGCGCTCCCGTTTGGCCACTCGGTTTGATATCACTTCCCGTGCGAGCCGGTTCTTGAGTGATTGATGTAGAGTTTGTAGTGGTCAATTCACCAAGCCCCTATAACGTTATCCTCGGTCGGGCCTAGCTACATGGAATGAAGGCAGTCGCTTCTACCCTTCACCAAGTCATGAAGTTCATTGGATGGAATGGTCGGCAGGAGAGCCTCCAAGGAGACCAGGTCCAATCCAAGAAATGTTATATCAGTACCGTgacaaacaaaccaagcttCCTAAAGGTACAATGTGTGGAGACGACTGACATTCCCGTGCTTGAGGATGTTGGTTTGCCTTCCGAGAAGAGGTCAACCGAAGAGCTTGCGCGGATGCCAATTACCGAAGATGGTGGGCAATACTTTCTTGTTGGCAGTTCCTTCGACGGGACCGAGCATATGGAGATGTTCGAATTCCTTAAAAGGAACATTGATGTGTTTGCTTGGACACCTCAGGAAATGCCAGGTGTAGACCCCTCATTCGCTTCTCACTCCCTTAACGTTGATTCGAACAGAAAACCAGTGGTACAAAAGGTCCGACGCTCGACGGCTGTGCATGTAGAGGTGGTGATGACGGAAGTAGATCAATTGTTGAAGGCTGGGGCAATTCGGGAGATTTTATACCCAACTTGACTCGCTAACCCTATCGTCATACtgaagaaaaatggaaagttgaGGGTTTGTGTTGACTACAAAAACCTCAACGATGCTTGTCCGATGGATCGCTTCCCGCTTCCTTAGATAGAACAAATGGTGGATGCTACAGCGGGATACGAGCGACTGAGCTTTATGGATGCATACTGGGGCTACCATCAGATTGCTTTAGCGAAAGAGGATTAGGAGAAAACAACTTTCATCTCACCTCGGGGCATTTATTAGTACCACATTGTTCCgttcggattaaaaaatgcCGAGGCAACTTTTCAACGgacaataaccaaaatgtttCCTGCTAAGCTCGGCAAGACATTGGAAGCATACATTGATGACATGGTCTGCAAGACCAAGCTCGGCGTAGATCACCTTCGGGATTTGGATGAGATCTTCGTTATTCTAAAAGAGCACAAGCTTCGTTTAAATGTTGAGAAATGCGCGttcggagttggttcaggaaaattccttgGTTACATGGTTAGCCGCCGAGGAATTGAAGCTGATCTGACGCAACTCACAGCCGTGCAGAATCTTCGAGCTCCAACtacaatcaaggaagtacaacgACTGATGGGAATGGTGGCCTCTTTGAATCGTTTCATCCGACGCTCGAGATATCTTTGGCGACCGTTCTTCCAAGCAATCAAGACTAGTTGACGAAGGTTTGTGTGGATTGCAGAATGTGAGTTGGCTTTGCAATCATTAAAAGAATACCTTTCCCATGCTCCACTTCTCGTTACACCCCTGCCTGACGGTGTGTAACATTACGTGTGACATGTCTCTCGTTACACCTCGTTACGCTTTGTGTCAGGAGCACTACATTGATAAGATGCTTCTTAAATTCAAGCATCTcggtttaaaagattttaataCGCCTTTTGACTCAAGTATTAAGTTGACTGAAAATCCCGGTAGAGCAATTGCACAGCTTGAGTATGCTAGTGCGATCGGTACTTTGATGTATCTTATGCATTGTACTAGACCGGATATTGCTTTTGCTGTGTGCAAATTGAGTCGTTATATTAGTAATCCAAGTGGAGAACACTGGAAGGCAGTCGTTAGAGTCTTTGGTTATCTCAAGAAAACCATAGGACTGGGGCTATTTTATCATAGTTTTCCGGCTGCGCTTGAGGGATATACTGATGCTAGTTGGATTACTAGTCAAGGAGATAATAAATCTACTTCAGGGTGGGTGTTTCTTCTTGGTGGGGGTGCTATCTCATGGGCATCTAAGAAGCAGACTTGTATATCCCATTCGACTATGGAGTCTGAATTCATAGCAGTAGCAGCAACAGGCAAGGAGGCCGAATGGATTAGGAACTTATTGTTAGATATTAAGTTGTGGCCTAATCCGATGCCGCCAATAAGTATTCACTGTGATAGTGAGGCAACTTTGTCAAGAGCTTACAGCAGTACTTACAATGGCAAGTCTAGACACATAAGTCTAAGACATGATTTTGTGAGACAATTGATACGAGACAGCGTGATCACAATAATATATGTAAGGTCAAGCAAAAACTTGGCAGATCCTTTCACCAA is a window encoding:
- the LOC131317426 gene encoding uncharacterized protein LOC131317426, with product MRRMPGETLRLYTERYWEVYNLIPDCDQCVAAEFFMNVLDPSSAIFRDLSRNPPKTMGELMVIIEKDCVHEEAIAERHAPKASESAKASVQQPWQQERREPRLNEYVAKRTAFTEPIYKLLSIIGQLPFFVWPTGFMGTAGNGPGMCTYHKECGHYTTQYQPFKQYLEELAAAGHLNPWIDTQKNPLPLPPPIIGNIRKWEDLSLEGPITFSSEELRGIQLPHTDALVVTIAIDKSTVQRVLVDQGSSVEVMFYLTFKSLELIPDHLRTATTLFVSFIGAPVWPLGLISLPVRAGS